The stretch of DNA AAAGAAAATAACATTAAAGATGAGCATGCATTGCAAAGCTATTTCATTCAACGAATTGAGAAATTCCTCAACGCTAAAGGTCGTCAGATAATTGGTTGGGATGAGATTCTGGAGGGTGGTTTAGCTCCAAATGCAACAGTTATGTCATGGAGAGGAATAGAAGGAGGCATTGCAGCGGCTAAAGAAAAACATGATGTGATCATGACACCTAGTCCATATTGTTATTTCGATCATTATCAGGCTGATCGTGAAAAAGAGCCTCTTGCTATTGGCGGCTTTACAACAGTTGAGAAAATTTACGGATATGAGCCTGTTCCTGAAGCATTGACACGTGAAGAAGCCAAATACATTAAAGGTGCACAAGCAAACCTTTGGTCAGAATATATTGGAACTACAGAACATGTTGAATATATGGTGTTTCCTCGTGCATTGGCTTTAGCTGAGGTTAACTGGACTAAGAAGGAAAGTAAAAATTACAACGACTTCGTTGAGCGTTTTCAGAAACAAGCAAAACGATTAGATGTGCTTAATGTGAATTATGCAAAGCATATACTAAAAACGACAAGCACAACAACGGCCAAGTAAAAATTAAATGATTCTGTATTAAATGAAAGGGGTTAGCATTCGCTACCCCCTTTTTATTTGACAAAGCTTAGCACGCCAGGTATTAAATTCTTTGTTAAATTGTTCATTAGCACAAACTCGGCCTTATAATACAGTTTTGGAGACTGAAAAAGTAAGTCTCGCGGAAAGCGACGAAAGAAAATAAAGCACCCAATTATGCTAAGACGCTGTGTTTTGATCTTGCTGTTAATAACTAAGTTTTTGATCTTTTATTTGTGATATAAATCACCTTTTTAGCATGATTAATATCATAGAAATGTCAATTTTTCATGTTTAAAATTGTAATGTCATAAAAGTTGATATTACATGTTAAAACTCTTCCGCTTTTTATTACCACCCAGGCAATGGGTTCCATTCGTGATTGTAGCGCTTGGAATTGGAATAGGGTTATTCACCTACCTTCTATACGTATCTAACGCTGTTTCGTACCTTTCTGACGATCCTAAAACGTGTGTCAATTGCCACGTAATGACACCTTTTTATGCTACATGGCAACATAGTTCGCATGCAAGGGTAGCAAGTTGTAATGATTGTCACGTTCCGCACAATAATGTATTTAACAAATATTTCTTCAAAGCAAAGGATGGCTTATACCATGCTACAGTTTTTACCTGGAGGGCAGAGCCTCAGGTAATTCATATAAAAGAAGCCGGAACTGATGTGGTTCAAAAGAATTGCCAGCGTTGTCACAGTGATTTAAATGCAGCTGTGAAAACAACCGGAGTTACACTGGAAAAACGTGAACATGGAGAAGGCAAGTTGTGCTGGGATTGCCATAGGGAAGTTCCTCACGGCCGCGTAAATAGTCTTTCAGCGGCTCCTAATGCAAGGGTGCCGGTGCCGGAATCACCAATACCGGATTGGTTGAAGAAACAAACTGAAGAAAACAAAGACAAAAACACTAAATAATTATATCGAACGTCTGAACTTATTAATCTGAATTATATGACACCGCTTAAAGAAACTATTAAACGTAAACCATGGCTGGGATGGGTGATGTTTGGCTTAACCATGTTAGTCGTGTTTATGTTAGGATTACTCGTAAACAGTGTAATGGAGCGCCGCACCGAAGCGCTTTTTATTAACAAAGCAATGACTGACGTAAAACCGTTTGAATCAAAAAATGAAGTATGGGGAGAAAATTATCCGCGCGAGTTTCAAACGTATTACCAAACAGCCGATACTACTTTTTCAAGCCAGTATGGTGGTGGAAAAATGCGAGATATGCTGGCTGATGATCCCCGTATGGTGGTTCTTTGGGCAGGTTATGCATTTGCCAAGGACTATACCCAGGGAAGAGGCCACTATTATGCAATTGAAGATATTCACAACACACTTCGTACGGGTTCACCAAAAGGGCCTCAGGATGGTCCTCAACCATCGAGTTGTTGGGTTTGTAAATCTCCTGAT from Solitalea canadensis DSM 3403 encodes:
- the nrfH gene encoding cytochrome c nitrite reductase small subunit, producing MLKLFRFLLPPRQWVPFVIVALGIGIGLFTYLLYVSNAVSYLSDDPKTCVNCHVMTPFYATWQHSSHARVASCNDCHVPHNNVFNKYFFKAKDGLYHATVFTWRAEPQVIHIKEAGTDVVQKNCQRCHSDLNAAVKTTGVTLEKREHGEGKLCWDCHREVPHGRVNSLSAAPNARVPVPESPIPDWLKKQTEENKDKNTK